From the genome of Methylomonas sp. UP202, one region includes:
- a CDS encoding pyridoxamine 5'-phosphate oxidase family protein, which yields MNSPQPDAECLALIARLDSLMLATRSEQHHAEASYAPFLFDRGAFHIFVSALASHTGNLLTHRRAGVLLIEPEADAANPFARRRASFECRVAEVEADSGEYGSVLDSMQQRLGATVALLRSLPDFRLLALTPIHGRYIAGFGQAYDLDTRRFGESAD from the coding sequence ATGAATTCACCGCAACCGGACGCCGAATGCCTGGCCTTAATCGCGCGTCTGGATAGCTTGATGCTGGCGACCCGCTCCGAACAACATCACGCTGAAGCCAGTTACGCGCCGTTTCTGTTCGATCGCGGCGCGTTCCACATTTTCGTTAGCGCCTTGGCCAGTCATACCGGCAACCTGCTGACGCATCGTCGGGCCGGCGTTCTGCTGATCGAACCGGAAGCAGACGCCGCGAATCCCTTCGCCCGGCGCCGGGCCAGTTTCGAGTGTCGGGTCGCGGAAGTCGAGGCCGATAGCGGTGAATACGGCAGCGTGCTGGATTCGATGCAGCAACGCTTGGGCGCGACCGTGGCATTGCTGCGAAGCTTGCCCGATTTTCGGTTGCTGGCGCTGACCCCTATCCACGGCCGGTATATCGCCGGCTTTGGCCAGGCTTACGATTTGGATACCCGCCGTTTCGGCGAATCCGCTGATTAG
- the moaA gene encoding GTP 3',8-cyclase MoaA, producing MGSVQAIRPFQLTDRFGRVVNYLRVSITDRCDFRCVYCMAEDMTFLPRNQILSLEEIQFICEAFVGLGVNKIRVTGGEPLVRNGALDLLRNIGAISGLDELVMTSNGSHLADMAGDLRAAGVKRINISLDTLDPVKFKALTRTGELGQVLAGIEAARSAGFERIKLNAVVMKERNHAEVGDLVQFAVERGLDISFIEEMPLGKVDQHRRGDSYYPSEAIRADLRPRFKLEAIADSTGGPSAYFRVAGSTSRVGFISPLSANFCAACNRVRLTAEGRLLLCLGNEHSVDLKAVVREHPGDLAVLQQAIVAAMRIKPEKHEFNIHEQPVILRHMSATGG from the coding sequence ATGGGCTCCGTACAAGCGATTAGACCCTTCCAACTGACAGACCGCTTCGGGCGGGTCGTCAATTACCTTCGGGTATCGATTACCGATCGTTGCGACTTTCGTTGCGTGTACTGCATGGCCGAAGACATGACGTTTCTGCCGCGCAATCAAATTCTCAGTCTGGAAGAAATCCAGTTCATCTGCGAAGCCTTCGTCGGCCTTGGCGTCAACAAGATTAGGGTCACCGGCGGCGAGCCGCTGGTGCGTAACGGCGCGTTGGATTTATTACGCAACATCGGCGCCATATCCGGCCTCGACGAATTGGTCATGACCAGCAATGGCTCGCATCTGGCTGATATGGCCGGCGACTTGCGTGCCGCCGGCGTCAAACGCATCAACATCAGCCTGGATACCCTGGACCCGGTCAAATTCAAAGCCTTGACCCGTACCGGCGAACTCGGCCAAGTGCTGGCCGGCATCGAGGCCGCCCGCTCGGCGGGTTTCGAGCGCATCAAGCTGAATGCGGTCGTCATGAAAGAGCGCAACCACGCCGAGGTCGGCGATCTGGTGCAATTCGCGGTCGAGCGCGGTCTGGACATCAGTTTTATCGAGGAAATGCCGTTGGGCAAAGTCGATCAACACCGGCGCGGCGACAGTTATTACCCCAGCGAGGCGATTCGCGCCGACTTACGGCCGCGCTTCAAACTCGAAGCCATCGCCGACTCGACCGGCGGCCCGTCGGCGTATTTTCGGGTGGCCGGCAGTACCAGTCGGGTGGGTTTTATCTCACCGCTTAGCGCCAATTTCTGCGCCGCTTGCAATCGGGTGCGCCTGACCGCCGAAGGCAGGCTATTACTGTGTCTGGGCAACGAACATTCGGTCGATTTGAAGGCGGTGGTCCGCGAGCATCCGGGCGATTTGGCGGTCTTGCAACAGGCTATCGTCGCGGCGATGCGCATCAAGCCGGAAAAGCACGAATTCAACATCCATGAACAGCCGGTCATTCTGCGGCACATGAGCGCGACCGGCGGCTGA
- a CDS encoding ATP-binding cassette domain-containing protein, giving the protein MTDIEISILDKTYRPEHAADRQHKAIADLQLRVARDQFVCLLGPSGCGKTTLLNMIAGLDSQYQGQIRIGRLASRPRIGYVFQSPRLLPWYDVRRNIELVFPAKPPTELIDALLDAMQLGDVQHEFPERLSLGMQRRVAVIRAFAIDPDLLLMDEPFVSLDAPSARQVRNLLYTLWQQRPHTVLFVSHDLREAIALADRLIFLSPSPMRIVADIVVDIPRPLRNDEVQIETFRGTLYSRHPQIADLL; this is encoded by the coding sequence ATGACCGATATAGAAATCAGCATCCTCGACAAGACTTACCGACCCGAGCATGCCGCCGACCGCCAGCATAAGGCCATCGCCGATTTGCAGCTCCGGGTGGCGCGCGACCAGTTCGTCTGCCTGTTGGGACCGTCCGGCTGCGGCAAAACCACGCTGCTGAACATGATCGCCGGCCTGGACAGCCAGTACCAGGGCCAGATTCGCATCGGCCGCCTCGCGAGCCGGCCGAGAATCGGCTACGTGTTTCAGAGTCCCAGGTTGCTGCCGTGGTACGACGTGCGCCGCAACATCGAACTGGTCTTTCCCGCCAAACCGCCGACCGAATTGATCGACGCCTTGCTGGACGCGATGCAGCTCGGCGATGTTCAGCACGAATTTCCCGAGCGCCTGTCGCTCGGCATGCAACGTCGGGTGGCGGTCATACGCGCCTTCGCGATCGATCCGGACTTGCTGTTGATGGACGAACCCTTCGTGTCGCTGGACGCGCCGAGCGCCCGTCAGGTCCGTAACCTGTTATACACGCTGTGGCAACAGCGCCCGCACACCGTGTTGTTCGTCAGCCACGATTTGCGCGAGGCCATCGCATTGGCCGACAGGCTGATTTTTTTATCGCCATCGCCGATGCGCATCGTCGCCGACATCGTGGTCGACATTCCCAGGCCGCTCCGAAATGACGAAGTTCAAATCGAAACCTTCCGGGGCACTTTGTATAGTCGGCATCCCCAGATCGCCGACCTGCTGTAG
- a CDS encoding ABC transporter permease has protein sequence MAVPFCLPRIAVPLASLALLIALWSLVATAAANPSLPPPSRVAVTLYRAVASGELPYHLGVTLLRLSISFTIAMLLGCALGLVLGRHKQLDAFFDNWLVLFLNIPALVTIILCYVWFGLSESAAILAVVINKLPNVAVTIREGTRALDRDLLDMARSYGFSPAKTLRHVVWPQLHPFVMSATRSGLALIWKIILVVELLGRGNGMGYQLHLFFQLFDVASLLAYTIAFVAVIQILEWLVLRPLDAKARRWRR, from the coding sequence GTGGCGGTACCATTTTGCTTGCCCCGCATTGCGGTGCCTCTGGCCTCGCTGGCGCTCCTGATCGCGCTGTGGAGTCTGGTCGCCACGGCGGCGGCCAATCCCAGCCTACCGCCGCCCAGCCGTGTCGCTGTCACCCTTTACCGGGCAGTAGCTTCCGGCGAATTGCCTTATCACTTAGGCGTCACGCTACTACGCCTTTCGATCAGTTTTACGATCGCGATGTTGTTGGGCTGCGCACTGGGCTTGGTACTCGGCCGGCATAAACAGCTGGATGCCTTTTTCGACAACTGGTTGGTGTTATTTTTGAACATCCCAGCCCTGGTCACCATCATCCTATGTTACGTCTGGTTCGGTCTGTCCGAATCCGCGGCGATCCTGGCGGTCGTCATCAACAAATTGCCCAACGTGGCGGTGACGATACGCGAGGGCACCCGCGCGCTGGACCGGGATTTACTGGACATGGCCCGCAGTTACGGCTTCAGTCCCGCCAAAACCCTGCGGCACGTCGTCTGGCCGCAACTGCATCCGTTCGTGATGAGCGCGACCCGCTCCGGTCTGGCGCTGATCTGGAAGATCATCCTGGTCGTCGAGTTGCTCGGCCGCGGCAACGGCATGGGCTATCAATTGCATCTGTTTTTCCAGTTGTTCGACGTCGCCAGCTTGTTGGCTTATACGATTGCGTTCGTCGCGGTGATTCAAATCTTGGAATGGCTGGTGCTCAGACCGCTGGATGCCAAGGCGCGACGGTGGCGGCGATGA
- a CDS encoding transporter substrate-binding domain-containing protein gives MNVKNCLLSVVFLCIGNAAHADKTPIRLGTMAAGTLNWELAAMRDQGLLEKAGFSLEAVAIANQQAGKVALQAGAVDVIVSDWIWTSAMRAEGHAYSFYPYADTSGVLLVPADSPIKTLADLPGKKLGVAGGELDKNWLLLQALGKQQQLDLNASVEKVYAAPPLLGQQLQSKRLDALLTYWQFAAHLESLGYRALLSGEDIIAKLGITETVPSLGYVFKQDWADSHKTDFLQFLTLSRQARDTLCSSDASWQKILPLTDAATPTEQDRLRQRYCQGRVEAWGAPQQDAARAIFTLLHGLSGNKLTGGADRLQAGTFWSTD, from the coding sequence ATGAACGTCAAAAATTGTTTACTCAGCGTAGTGTTTTTATGCATTGGCAATGCGGCGCATGCCGATAAGACGCCCATTCGCCTGGGTACCATGGCGGCCGGTACCCTGAACTGGGAATTGGCGGCGATGCGCGACCAGGGCTTGCTGGAAAAAGCCGGCTTCAGCCTGGAAGCGGTGGCGATCGCCAATCAGCAGGCTGGCAAGGTGGCATTGCAAGCCGGCGCGGTCGACGTCATCGTCTCGGACTGGATTTGGACTTCCGCAATGCGCGCGGAAGGCCACGCCTACAGTTTTTATCCCTATGCCGATACCTCCGGCGTGTTGTTGGTCCCGGCGGATAGCCCGATCAAAACCCTAGCCGATTTGCCCGGTAAAAAACTCGGTGTGGCCGGCGGCGAGCTCGATAAGAACTGGCTGTTACTGCAAGCCTTGGGCAAGCAACAGCAACTCGACTTGAACGCCAGCGTCGAGAAAGTCTACGCCGCTCCGCCGTTGCTCGGCCAGCAATTGCAGAGCAAGCGGCTGGACGCCTTGTTGACCTATTGGCAGTTCGCCGCGCATCTGGAGAGCCTCGGTTACCGAGCCTTGCTTAGCGGCGAAGACATCATCGCCAAACTCGGCATTACCGAAACCGTTCCCAGCCTGGGTTACGTGTTCAAACAGGACTGGGCTGATTCGCATAAGACCGATTTCTTGCAGTTTCTGACCTTGAGCCGGCAAGCTCGCGATACTTTGTGCAGCTCCGATGCCTCCTGGCAAAAAATACTACCGCTCACCGACGCCGCGACGCCGACCGAGCAAGACCGCTTGCGTCAGCGCTATTGCCAAGGCCGGGTGGAAGCCTGGGGCGCTCCGCAACAAGACGCTGCTCGGGCCATTTTCACGCTATTGCACGGCTTAAGCGGCAATAAGTTGACCGGCGGCGCCGATCGTCTCCAAGCCGGGACATTCTGGTCGACCGACTGA
- a CDS encoding YajD family HNH nuclease, which translates to MSDNKAYHIIAEARRYKEEREKGYREQALKLFPWICGRCAREFDHKNLRELTVHHVNHDHDHNPPDGSNWELLCLYCHDNEHQRYEEQVRYGSKGSSDGKSPTATFNPFADLKKLMNKD; encoded by the coding sequence ATGTCGGACAACAAAGCCTATCACATCATCGCCGAGGCCCGGCGTTACAAGGAAGAGCGCGAAAAAGGCTACCGCGAGCAAGCGCTGAAATTGTTTCCGTGGATTTGCGGCCGCTGCGCCCGCGAATTCGACCACAAGAACTTGCGCGAATTGACGGTGCATCACGTCAACCACGATCACGACCATAATCCGCCGGACGGCAGCAACTGGGAATTGCTGTGCTTGTATTGCCACGACAACGAGCATCAACGCTATGAGGAGCAAGTGCGCTACGGTAGCAAGGGTAGCTCGGACGGCAAGTCGCCGACCGCTACCTTCAACCCCTTCGCGGATCTGAAAAAGCTGATGAACAAAGACTGA
- a CDS encoding EAL domain-containing protein, with protein sequence MPAALKLILANLTVALAYFVGGYLGGLLTTPPNYASPVWPPAGIALAVTLVYGKTILPGLFLGALAAQVHAFLNPTLFEDNLAPLWLGATAALGACGQALLGAFSIRRWLGQFNPLMDSRHIVSFFALAILSCLVSATVGCTYLFSRGLVAPADLAFNWGVWWVGDSIGTVIFTPLLLPFIAAPRHVWRRRRVSVVMPLLVCVGLVAAAFEFNRHQEIQRLRDGFGKQTALLSATLRQHIADHLSVNRTLRALFDSNKFIGREQFNVFGKALLEAHPEFLALEWLPLVRAEDRLGFEGQYRLDVLEYSAGGWLAAEHRPYYFPQLYRVGTSQPDGFDAASEPEAAAAILTAAGSGESTLARRGDRAWALYTPVYASGVGRSASERRAGLIGMLASVFTLSDEIAHPRALLPDSRLVLAIKEGETPLFDNQTQNRFDSLHLPAFEKRETIAFADRLWTLIYRPAPEFYALQHTWNARWLLLGGFVFSALTAFGLMLITGRTARVEELVALKTRDLLRSNQALNIEIERRKRQENELRVAATTFQSHEAILIADPHGAVVRVNDAFTDITGYPAEEIVGRHARLLLSGTPARKIGRGIVRALADKNQWQGEFWSRHKDGKPFPGWLTVTGVRDDQNRLLNYVAIFSDISEQKAAEREIHELAFYDPLTGLPNRRLLLDRLKQEIAAAKRQQTYGALFFLDLDHFKHLNDSLGHNVGDDLLTQVARRLRNIIREEDTACRLGGDEFIVMVPGRYHLMEQVSDHAAMLAEKILQTINQPFQVFGGEHHFSTSIGVTLFPEATDQPEAVIQQADTAMYRAKANGRNSISFYRPSMQQSADRRLTLEKELRQALKSRQFLLHYQPQVDHLGRVLSVEALIRWQHPEKGMISPAEFIPVAEETQLILPIGEWVIEEACRQIRRWDQQAVPVRHIAVNVSSRQFRHAGFVARIRHILAETGIDASRLVLELTEGCVISDIDDTVEKMRDLQGMGILTSIDDFGVGYSSLYYLKKLPISQLKIDQSFVRDIAVDPNGAVIVETIINMAKNLGLNVIAEGVETQEQIEFLQAKGCLSYQGFYTGRPASADSFGRRTHPAAPLT encoded by the coding sequence ATGCCTGCCGCACTGAAACTTATATTGGCGAATTTGACGGTGGCGCTGGCGTATTTCGTTGGCGGTTACCTGGGTGGCCTGCTAACGACGCCGCCCAACTACGCCAGCCCGGTGTGGCCGCCGGCCGGCATCGCCCTGGCCGTGACGCTGGTTTACGGCAAAACCATCCTGCCCGGATTGTTCCTCGGCGCGTTGGCCGCGCAGGTCCACGCCTTTTTAAACCCAACGCTATTCGAAGATAATCTGGCTCCATTGTGGTTGGGCGCTACCGCCGCGCTCGGCGCCTGTGGGCAAGCCCTGCTGGGCGCTTTTTCGATCCGGCGCTGGCTGGGGCAATTCAATCCCTTGATGGATAGCCGGCACATCGTCAGTTTTTTTGCATTGGCCATCCTCAGTTGCCTGGTTTCCGCGACGGTCGGCTGTACCTACTTGTTCAGCAGAGGATTGGTCGCGCCGGCCGATCTGGCCTTCAATTGGGGCGTTTGGTGGGTCGGCGATTCGATAGGCACGGTGATTTTCACGCCGCTGTTGTTACCCTTCATTGCCGCGCCGCGCCACGTTTGGCGGCGTCGGCGGGTGTCGGTGGTGATGCCGCTCCTGGTATGCGTCGGTTTGGTCGCCGCCGCCTTCGAGTTTAACCGGCACCAAGAGATTCAACGTCTCCGGGATGGCTTCGGCAAGCAAACCGCATTGCTGAGCGCGACGCTGCGCCAACACATCGCCGATCACCTGTCAGTCAACCGCACTTTGCGGGCGCTATTCGACAGCAATAAATTCATCGGCCGCGAGCAATTCAACGTGTTCGGCAAAGCGCTGCTCGAGGCGCATCCCGAGTTTTTAGCGCTGGAATGGTTGCCGCTGGTGCGCGCCGAAGATCGACTGGGTTTCGAAGGCCAGTATCGCCTAGATGTACTCGAGTATTCCGCGGGCGGCTGGTTGGCCGCCGAACACCGCCCTTACTATTTCCCCCAACTCTATCGGGTTGGCACCAGCCAGCCCGATGGCTTCGACGCCGCGAGCGAACCCGAGGCCGCCGCCGCGATTCTGACGGCGGCGGGCAGCGGCGAATCGACATTGGCCCGCCGCGGAGATCGCGCTTGGGCGCTGTATACGCCGGTATACGCCAGCGGCGTCGGTCGGTCCGCGTCCGAACGCCGAGCCGGATTAATCGGTATGCTCGCCAGCGTGTTCACGTTGAGCGACGAAATCGCCCATCCGCGCGCGCTACTACCGGACAGTCGGCTGGTTCTGGCGATCAAGGAGGGCGAGACTCCGCTATTCGACAATCAAACCCAGAACCGCTTCGACAGTCTGCATTTGCCTGCTTTCGAAAAACGAGAAACCATCGCTTTTGCGGACCGTCTTTGGACCTTGATTTATCGGCCGGCGCCAGAGTTCTATGCGCTTCAGCACACCTGGAACGCGCGTTGGCTGCTGCTTGGCGGCTTCGTGTTCTCGGCCTTGACCGCGTTCGGTTTGATGCTGATCACCGGCCGCACCGCCCGGGTGGAAGAACTGGTAGCACTGAAAACCCGCGACCTGCTACGCAGCAATCAAGCCCTGAACATCGAGATCGAGCGGCGCAAGCGCCAGGAGAACGAACTGCGCGTCGCCGCGACGACGTTTCAGTCCCACGAGGCCATCCTGATTGCCGATCCCCACGGCGCCGTCGTTCGGGTCAACGACGCCTTTACGGATATTACCGGTTATCCGGCCGAGGAAATCGTCGGTCGCCATGCCAGGCTATTATTGAGCGGCACGCCGGCGCGTAAGATTGGCCGCGGGATTGTTCGCGCCCTGGCGGACAAGAACCAATGGCAAGGCGAGTTTTGGAGCCGACATAAGGACGGCAAGCCCTTCCCCGGCTGGCTGACCGTGACCGGCGTCCGCGACGACCAAAACCGCTTGTTGAACTATGTGGCCATATTTTCGGACATCAGCGAACAAAAAGCCGCGGAACGGGAAATTCACGAGCTGGCGTTTTACGACCCGTTAACCGGCTTACCTAACCGCCGTTTGCTACTGGACAGGCTGAAACAAGAAATCGCCGCCGCCAAACGTCAGCAGACCTATGGCGCGCTATTTTTTCTGGATTTGGATCATTTCAAGCATTTGAACGATTCGCTCGGCCACAATGTCGGCGACGACTTGCTGACCCAGGTGGCCCGGCGCTTGCGGAATATTATCCGCGAAGAAGACACTGCCTGCCGGCTGGGCGGCGACGAGTTCATCGTCATGGTGCCCGGCCGTTATCACTTGATGGAACAGGTCAGCGATCACGCCGCGATGCTGGCGGAAAAAATTCTGCAGACCATCAATCAACCGTTTCAAGTCTTTGGGGGCGAACACCATTTTTCGACCAGCATCGGCGTCACGCTATTTCCGGAGGCGACCGACCAACCCGAGGCGGTTATCCAGCAAGCCGACACCGCGATGTACCGCGCCAAGGCCAACGGCCGCAACAGTATTAGCTTTTACCGGCCGTCGATGCAGCAGTCGGCCGATCGGCGCCTGACCTTGGAAAAGGAGTTGCGCCAGGCGCTGAAGTCCCGCCAGTTTCTGCTGCATTACCAGCCTCAGGTCGACCACCTGGGCCGGGTGTTGAGCGTCGAGGCGCTGATCCGCTGGCAGCATCCGGAAAAAGGCATGATTTCGCCGGCCGAATTCATTCCGGTTGCCGAGGAAACCCAACTGATTCTGCCGATCGGCGAATGGGTAATCGAAGAGGCTTGCCGGCAAATCCGCCGCTGGGATCAACAAGCCGTGCCGGTACGCCATATCGCGGTCAATGTCAGCTCCCGGCAATTCCGCCATGCCGGCTTCGTCGCGCGCATTCGCCACATTCTGGCCGAAACCGGCATAGATGCCAGCCGCTTGGTTCTCGAATTGACCGAAGGTTGCGTGATCAGCGACATCGACGATACCGTCGAGAAAATGCGCGACCTGCAAGGCATGGGCATCCTGACCTCGATCGACGATTTCGGGGTAGGCTACTCATCGCTGTACTACCTGAAGAAGTTGCCGATTTCCCAATTGAAAATCGACCAAAGCTTCGTCCGCGACATCGCCGTCGATCCCAACGGCGCGGTGATCGTCGAAACCATCATCAACATGGCCAAGAATCTGGGCTTGAACGTGATTGCCGAAGGCGTCGAAACCCAGGAGCAAATCGAGTTTCTACAGGCCAAGGGCTGCTTGTCCTACCAAGGGTTTTATACCGGAAGACCGGCGTCCGCCGACAGCTTCGGCCGGCGAACGCATCCGGCCGCGCCGCTTACCTGA
- a CDS encoding DNA-3-methyladenine glycosylase I, with product MAGKCVWALASANEEHYHDHEWGVPLHDDRRLFEFLILEGAQAGLSWRTILDKRPAYRSAFDDFDPLKIAAYDQGKIDSLLQNPGIVRNRLKIQAAVANANAFLEVKQAYGSFDRYIWGFVDGRTVQNRWRAHAEIPAYTEASARMSKDLQKRGFKFVGKTICYAYMQAVGMVNDHTVDCFRHPQLSPALQ from the coding sequence ATGGCCGGCAAATGCGTCTGGGCGCTGGCCAGCGCCAACGAAGAGCATTACCACGACCACGAATGGGGCGTGCCGCTGCACGACGACCGGCGGCTGTTCGAGTTCTTGATTCTGGAAGGCGCCCAGGCCGGCTTGAGCTGGCGAACGATACTGGACAAGCGGCCGGCTTATCGTAGCGCCTTCGACGACTTCGATCCGCTGAAAATCGCCGCCTACGATCAGGGCAAAATCGACAGCCTGTTGCAAAATCCCGGCATCGTCCGTAACCGCCTGAAAATCCAGGCCGCCGTCGCCAACGCCAACGCCTTCTTGGAGGTTAAGCAAGCCTATGGCAGTTTCGACCGCTATATTTGGGGTTTTGTCGATGGCCGGACCGTGCAAAATCGGTGGCGCGCTCACGCCGAGATTCCGGCCTACACTGAAGCATCGGCGCGAATGAGCAAGGATCTGCAAAAGCGCGGCTTTAAATTCGTCGGCAAAACCATCTGCTATGCTTATATGCAGGCGGTCGGCATGGTCAACGACCACACCGTCGATTGCTTTCGCCACCCGCAACTTTCGCCCGCCCTTCAATGA
- a CDS encoding hydrolase, which produces MSNEFRPAWWLNNRHLQTIYPALLRRVEAPIDLRRERLETPDGDFVDLDWLYDRQPTLTILLHGLAGSSRSGYIVGVQRRLHQLGIGSVALNFRGCGGEMNRLARCYHSGDTEDVDFLYHTLRRRLPDTALAAVGFSLGGNVLLKWLGERRDSIELFGAVAVSVPLMLNLCADRLDRGLSRIYRDYLLRELKQYIVAKRRHLYRLGRIEQAGLLDDLGDLAPIRSFWEYDDRVVARLHGFSDAHDYYRRSSSRQFLGRIEVPTLILQAEDDPFMTPAALPAAAELASGVTLQICGGGGHVGFVGGRLPWRPAFWLEQRIGDFLLAHLPESRRETGG; this is translated from the coding sequence ATGTCCAACGAATTCCGCCCAGCTTGGTGGCTGAACAACCGCCATTTGCAAACTATCTATCCAGCCTTGCTGCGCCGCGTCGAAGCACCGATCGACTTGCGGCGCGAGCGATTGGAGACGCCGGACGGCGATTTCGTCGATTTGGATTGGCTCTACGACCGGCAACCCACACTGACGATCTTGCTGCACGGCCTAGCCGGCAGTAGCCGTTCGGGTTATATCGTCGGCGTGCAGCGGCGACTCCATCAACTCGGCATCGGCAGCGTAGCCCTGAATTTTCGCGGTTGCGGCGGCGAGATGAATCGGCTGGCGCGCTGCTATCATTCCGGCGACACCGAGGATGTGGATTTTCTCTACCATACCCTGCGCCGGCGCCTGCCGGACACCGCGTTGGCGGCCGTCGGGTTTTCGCTGGGCGGCAACGTATTGTTGAAATGGCTGGGAGAACGGCGCGATTCGATTGAGCTGTTCGGTGCCGTCGCGGTGTCCGTGCCGTTGATGTTGAATCTGTGCGCCGACCGCTTGGATCGCGGCCTATCCAGAATCTATCGCGATTATCTATTGCGCGAGCTAAAACAATACATCGTCGCCAAGCGTCGCCATCTGTACCGCCTGGGCCGTATCGAGCAAGCCGGCTTGCTCGACGACTTGGGCGATCTGGCGCCGATCCGTTCGTTTTGGGAATACGACGACCGGGTGGTGGCGCGGCTGCACGGTTTCAGCGACGCGCACGATTACTACCGACGCTCCAGTTCGCGCCAATTTCTGGGACGAATCGAGGTTCCAACCTTGATTCTGCAGGCCGAGGACGACCCGTTCATGACGCCGGCGGCGCTACCGGCCGCCGCCGAGTTGGCGTCCGGCGTGACGTTGCAAATTTGTGGCGGCGGCGGCCACGTCGGCTTCGTAGGCGGCCGTTTGCCGTGGCGGCCGGCATTTTGGCTGGAGCAACGAATCGGCGATTTTCTGCTCGCGCACTTACCGGAAAGTCGCCGCGAAACCGGCGGATAA